One segment of Mus caroli chromosome 6, CAROLI_EIJ_v1.1, whole genome shotgun sequence DNA contains the following:
- the Rab7a gene encoding ras-related protein Rab-7a, whose amino-acid sequence MTSRKKVLLKVIILGDSGVGKTSLMNQYVNKKFSNQYKATIGADFLTKEVMVDDRLVTMQIWDTAGQERFQSLGVAFYRGADCCVLVFDVTAPNTFKTLDSWRDEFLIQASPRDPENFPFVVLGNKIDLENRQVATKRAQAWCYSKNNIPYFETSAKEAINVEQAFQTIARNALKQVGLRALKLQGALW is encoded by the exons tGTTGGAAAGACATCTCTCATGAACCAGTATGTGAATAAGAAGTTCAGTAACCAGTACAAAGCCACAATAGGAGCGGACTTTCTGACCAAGGAGGTGATGGTGGATGACAGACTTGTTACCA TGCAGATCTGGGACACAGCCGGTCAAGAACGGTTCCAGTCTCTTGGTGTGGCCTTCTACAGAGGTGCAGATTGCTGTGTTCTGGTGTTTGATGTGACTGCCCCCAACACTTTCAAAACCCTCGACAGCTGGAGAGACGAGTTTCTCATCCAGGCCAGCCCCCGGGATCCCGAGAACTTCCCTTTTGTTGTGTTGGGAAACAAGATTGACCTGGAAAACAGACAA GTGGCCACAAAGAGGGCACAGGCTTGGTGCTACAGCAAAAACAACATTCCTTACTTCGAGACCAGTGCCAAGGAGGCCATCAATGTGGAGCAGGCCTTCCAGACGATTGCTCGGAACGCTCTTAAACAGGTGGGTCTCAGGGCCCTCAAGCTGCAAGGCGCCCTCTGGTGA